In Oryza sativa Japonica Group chromosome 11, ASM3414082v1, the following are encoded in one genomic region:
- the LOC9271904 gene encoding BTB/POZ and MATH domain-containing protein 1-like, giving the protein MMTRRQDAYYRYPTTSTIVASAPMPTGHHVLRIDGYSLTKAKFAAGEECDESCSFVVGGHAWRIRYYPNGAVVSGSGGFVSLMLSLDHQPGAALPAAVVKARFAFSLLDMDGEPVPSRTYASDGVVSFSANSSSTFGAERFIGHGELEASGHLTGDRLAFRCDVTVVKRDGPPTMSTLCPVEHDMFRCLLDTGDDADVAFRAAGGETIAAHRRVLERRAPELAKLCRRRGGASCFMGLVGRHIDVGDMDAAAFKALLHFVYTDTLPETMAPREVPAMAPQLIAAARKYGLDWERLRLLCEDKAWGWRVDDTSMDTTAAAAPATGDDPKRSQRRLPWFIRKCF; this is encoded by the coding sequence ATGATGACCCGTCGCCAGGATGCCTACTACCGCTACCCAACCACGTCGACCATCGTCGCGTCGGCGCCAATGCCCACCGGCCACCACGTCCTCAGGATCGACGGCTACTCCCTCACCAAGGCCAagttcgccgccggcgaagaaTGCGACGAGTCGTGCAGCTTCGTCGTCGGCGGCCACGCCTGGCGCATCAGGTACTACCCCAACGGCGCCGTCGTCTCCGGCTCCGGTGGCTTCGTATCCCTCATGCTCTCCCTTGATCATCAGCCCGGCGCCGCAttgccggccgccgtcgtcaagGCGCGGTTCGCGTTCAGCTTGCTCGACATGGACGGCGAGCCGGTGCCGTCGCGCACCTACGCGAGCGACGGCGTGGTCAGCTTCAGCGCTAATTCGTCGAGCACGTTCGGGGCGGAGAGGTTCATCGGCCACGGCGAGCTCGAGGCGTCGGGGCACCTCACCGGCGACCGCCTCGCCTTCCGGTGCGATGTCACCGTCGTGAAGCGCGACGGGCCTCCGACGATGTCGACCCTCTGCCCGGTGGAGCACGACATGTTCAGATGCCTGCTCGACACCGGGGACGACGCGGACGTCGCGTTCagggccgccggcggcgagacgaTCGCCGCGCATAGGCGGGTGCTCGAGCGACGGGCACCGGAGCTGGCCAAGCTctgtcgtcgtcgcggcggcgcctccTGCTTCATGGGACTCGTCGGGAGGCACATCGACGTCGGCGACATGGACGCCGCTGCGTTCAAGGCTCTGCTTCACTTCGTGTACACCGACACGCTGCCGGAGACGATGGCCCCGCGAGAGGTGCCGGCCATGGCGCCGCAGCTGATCGCGGCAGCGCGTAAATACGGCTTGGACTGGGAGAGGTTGAGGCTCCTCTGTGAGGACAAGGCGTGGGGATGGCGCGTCGACGACACGAGCATggacacgacggcggcggctgctccggcTACCGGCGATGATCCGAAGCGTAGCCAGCGACGTCTTCCATGGTTTATAAGGAAATGTTTTTAA